A DNA window from Luteibaculum oceani contains the following coding sequences:
- a CDS encoding DUF418 domain-containing protein, translated as MSTTISPIPEQGRIHYLDVLRGIAIFFIFIANIVSFSGLFFISPEEVQAFSHPQLNSVLQTFTSIFVDGKFYSIFSILFGIGFVIQQRNAEKVGVNFNWFFSKRMLGLLFLGLLHLYLWYGDIVHLYAIMGFFLIPFKRIGNSNLLRWAVVLTFLPVLHYIAMNILNAYYPYEFFKPADAILIGKNYPTLEIVVPGMTDPVEIINMLEVLKNADTRELLGINVVNPLYRWGSILLEGRLFKILACFLIGIWAGRKILDADLLSNRSLLTRIGIWGGIIGILFTLIQINLGSLNIPGPADVWYALAYAFAVIPLACGIAALIALWWNPNNQFLNIFKPIGKAALSNYFFQSVISVFYFYGAGLGKMGQYQLWENYLFVIVVFAFQIVFTSIWLKYFRYGPVEWIWRSITYGRWIKMTK; from the coding sequence ATGAGTACTACAATTTCACCTATACCTGAACAAGGTAGAATTCATTATCTCGATGTACTCAGGGGAATAGCAATTTTCTTCATTTTTATTGCCAACATCGTTAGCTTTTCAGGGTTATTTTTTATTAGTCCAGAGGAGGTTCAAGCGTTTTCTCATCCCCAATTGAATTCAGTTTTACAGACTTTTACCTCCATTTTTGTAGATGGAAAATTCTATTCTATTTTCTCCATTTTATTCGGAATAGGCTTTGTTATTCAGCAACGTAACGCTGAAAAAGTTGGGGTTAATTTTAACTGGTTTTTCAGTAAGAGGATGTTGGGTTTACTGTTTTTAGGCTTGTTACATCTGTACTTGTGGTACGGGGATATTGTACACCTATACGCCATAATGGGATTTTTTCTAATTCCTTTCAAAAGAATTGGCAATAGCAATTTATTACGCTGGGCAGTGGTTCTCACTTTTTTACCGGTGTTGCATTACATTGCTATGAACATTTTGAATGCTTATTACCCCTATGAATTTTTTAAACCCGCCGATGCTATTTTAATTGGTAAAAATTATCCAACCCTAGAAATTGTGGTTCCCGGTATGACCGACCCCGTTGAGATCATTAATATGCTTGAGGTCTTGAAAAATGCAGATACTAGGGAATTATTAGGTATTAATGTGGTGAATCCTCTTTATAGATGGGGTTCTATTTTATTGGAGGGGCGGTTATTTAAAATATTAGCCTGCTTTTTAATAGGAATCTGGGCGGGAAGAAAAATACTGGATGCCGATCTGCTTAGCAATAGATCTTTGTTGACGCGCATTGGAATTTGGGGAGGTATTATTGGCATACTTTTTACCCTAATCCAAATAAATTTGGGAAGTTTAAATATTCCAGGCCCTGCAGATGTATGGTATGCTTTGGCTTATGCATTTGCGGTAATTCCGCTTGCTTGTGGAATTGCGGCTTTGATAGCTCTTTGGTGGAATCCTAATAATCAATTCCTTAATATTTTTAAACCTATCGGAAAGGCTGCTTTAAGCAATTATTTTTTTCAGAGCGTTATCAGTGTCTTTTATTTTTACGGTGCTGGATTAGGTAAAATGGGACAGTACCAACTATGGGAGAACTATCTATTTGTAATTGTAGTTTTTGCTTTTCAAATAGTGTTTACCAGCATCTGGCTTAAATATTTCCGTTACGGACCTGTTGAATGGATATGGAGATCTATTACTTATGGGCGTTGGATAAAGATGACAAAGTAA
- the thrA gene encoding bifunctional aspartate kinase/homoserine dehydrogenase I: MNIYKYHSPFKLENGQQLDELKLAYHTYGKLNKDKSNVVWAFHALTANSDVLDWWKGLFGEDYLFNPQDYFIICVNSIGSPYGSSSPKDLSFPQFTVRDLANAYQLLAKQLEINHINCLIGGSFGGYQALEFAYSFTGKVDNLILVATSARESAWGIAIHEAQRLALMADGSFGKESGGWSGMRAARSAALLSYRTIDKFIETQTDEEEKIDAFKAASYVQYQGDKFVKRFKPLSYYYLSKCLDSHNIGRGRGGEIHALSKIDIPTLVIGISSDGLIPTRLQKALAKNLPNATYHEIESDYGHDGFLTETKKLSLAISNFIAIDKTPNHSEWKVLKFGGKSLANGQPIQEVIQILKDETKSSKDSIAVVVSARGSSTNNLLDLIEKAKAGISFKEDLDAFFDYQTAPVKIELAKEKKELKQLLEAIAILGTADDFTTDLVLSYGELIAAKTIATLLNSSGVKSTPLDARELIFTHKLYDDFEVNLSKSKAATLAVFENIKPNHIPVVTGFIGSSETGKTITLGRNGSNYSATLIASFLNAKEIVNWTDVDGVYSASPKFVDTAVRISHMSYRQANELANFGANVLHPKTILPLMQANIPLRIKSTFNPKSEGTLITKKGSEKGIKAVSSLDDVALIAIEGDGLLGNVGIDGRIFSVLTQAKISVRLISQASSERGIGFVVNQDAANLAESLLRKEFKQEIELGSIASIRTNKDVAIVAIVGRHNYSLEKAIHGLRRNKIWMHLISNSISGEHISLVIDRVNLAKAVNVVHNQVFGASKTLNVFAFGKGNVGGKLIDQIIETDSATEKKRNLKIKVIGVADSNNYIFNKGGISKNWRELLGISKLANSVDDILRDIKESGLENVVIADNTSAQEISSQYPRFIREGYDLVASNKKFNSGPIQDYLELRKDLRRGGRAFLYETNVGAGLPIIDTLRQMHNSADRITRIRGVFSGSLSYIFNTFSSQELPFYDVLLEAKNKGLTEPDPREDLCGLDVARKLIILAREVGLEVELGEVEVKSLIPPKLNNLESAEAFLDAKEELNNYFGNLKSNLKTGEVLRYVGDLDVERKTLKVDLVKAAPDSALAQVKNADSLFEIYSESYGAYPIVVQGAGAGAAVTARGVYSDIIRIGAKI, encoded by the coding sequence ATGAATATTTACAAATACCACAGTCCGTTTAAGTTGGAAAACGGACAACAACTAGACGAATTAAAATTGGCTTACCACACCTATGGAAAGCTGAATAAGGATAAAAGCAATGTTGTATGGGCTTTCCACGCTTTAACGGCAAACAGTGATGTGCTAGATTGGTGGAAAGGATTGTTTGGTGAAGACTACCTGTTTAACCCTCAAGATTACTTTATTATTTGCGTTAATAGCATTGGCTCACCATACGGTAGCTCCAGCCCAAAAGACCTTAGTTTTCCGCAGTTTACAGTAAGAGATTTAGCGAATGCTTATCAATTACTGGCCAAGCAGTTGGAAATTAATCATATTAACTGCCTAATAGGAGGTTCTTTTGGAGGATATCAGGCCCTTGAATTCGCCTACAGTTTTACTGGGAAGGTTGACAATCTAATTCTTGTTGCAACCTCGGCTCGCGAATCGGCTTGGGGAATTGCCATCCACGAAGCCCAACGGTTGGCCTTAATGGCAGATGGGAGTTTTGGTAAGGAATCAGGAGGATGGTCTGGAATGCGTGCTGCTAGATCTGCTGCTTTGCTTAGCTACCGCACCATAGATAAGTTTATAGAGACCCAAACCGACGAAGAGGAAAAAATCGACGCATTTAAGGCGGCCTCGTACGTTCAATACCAAGGAGACAAATTTGTAAAGCGCTTTAAGCCGCTCTCCTACTATTATCTTTCCAAGTGTTTGGATAGTCACAATATTGGAAGAGGACGCGGAGGTGAAATTCATGCTTTGTCAAAAATTGATATCCCCACATTGGTTATTGGCATTTCCTCGGATGGATTAATTCCTACTCGTTTGCAAAAAGCATTGGCAAAAAACCTTCCAAATGCAACCTATCACGAAATAGAATCGGATTATGGCCACGATGGGTTCCTAACCGAAACTAAAAAGCTTTCACTAGCAATATCCAATTTCATCGCTATTGATAAAACCCCAAATCACAGCGAGTGGAAGGTGCTAAAATTTGGAGGGAAATCGCTAGCCAATGGACAACCCATCCAAGAGGTTATTCAAATCTTAAAGGACGAGACCAAAAGCTCAAAGGATAGCATTGCAGTAGTTGTATCTGCTCGTGGAAGCAGCACAAATAATCTATTAGATCTGATAGAAAAAGCCAAAGCTGGGATTTCATTTAAGGAGGATTTAGATGCCTTTTTTGACTACCAAACGGCACCTGTAAAAATTGAACTCGCTAAGGAGAAAAAAGAGCTAAAACAATTGCTAGAGGCTATAGCTATCCTTGGTACCGCAGATGATTTCACTACCGACTTAGTACTTTCTTACGGAGAACTAATTGCAGCAAAAACCATTGCAACTCTTCTTAATTCCAGTGGTGTAAAAAGTACTCCTCTAGATGCCCGAGAACTAATATTTACCCATAAACTATACGATGATTTTGAGGTAAACCTAAGCAAAAGTAAAGCGGCAACCCTGGCAGTTTTTGAAAACATTAAACCCAATCACATTCCGGTAGTAACAGGCTTTATAGGAAGTAGCGAAACGGGAAAAACTATTACCCTTGGTCGTAACGGAAGCAACTATTCCGCTACGCTCATTGCCAGTTTCTTAAATGCCAAAGAAATTGTGAATTGGACCGATGTGGATGGTGTTTATAGTGCGAGTCCAAAATTTGTAGATACGGCAGTTAGAATTTCGCATATGAGTTATAGGCAAGCGAATGAGCTTGCAAACTTTGGGGCCAACGTACTCCATCCAAAAACCATCTTGCCGCTAATGCAAGCCAATATTCCCCTTAGAATTAAGAGTACGTTTAATCCTAAATCTGAGGGTACCCTAATTACGAAAAAGGGAAGTGAGAAAGGAATTAAGGCTGTTTCGAGCCTGGATGATGTTGCTTTAATTGCCATTGAGGGTGATGGTTTACTTGGAAATGTAGGTATAGACGGACGGATTTTTTCCGTTTTAACCCAAGCTAAAATCAGTGTACGCCTTATTTCACAAGCTTCCTCAGAACGCGGAATTGGGTTTGTGGTAAATCAAGATGCCGCTAACCTGGCAGAATCTCTTTTGAGGAAGGAGTTTAAACAGGAAATTGAACTGGGAAGTATTGCCAGCATTCGAACCAATAAGGATGTAGCCATTGTTGCCATTGTGGGTAGGCATAATTATTCGCTAGAAAAAGCCATCCATGGACTGCGCAGAAATAAGATCTGGATGCATTTGATAAGCAATAGTATTTCTGGGGAGCATATTTCCCTAGTAATAGATAGGGTGAATCTTGCTAAGGCCGTAAATGTGGTTCATAACCAGGTTTTTGGAGCGAGCAAAACGCTTAATGTTTTTGCGTTTGGAAAGGGAAATGTTGGAGGAAAATTAATCGATCAAATTATTGAAACCGATTCTGCCACCGAGAAAAAACGAAACTTAAAAATTAAGGTAATAGGCGTTGCAGATAGTAATAATTACATCTTTAATAAAGGTGGGATTTCCAAAAACTGGAGAGAACTATTAGGCATAAGTAAATTGGCAAATAGTGTAGACGACATTCTTCGCGACATAAAGGAATCGGGATTAGAGAATGTAGTTATTGCTGATAATACCTCGGCCCAGGAAATTTCAAGCCAGTACCCCAGATTTATCCGGGAAGGATATGATTTAGTGGCTTCCAATAAAAAATTCAACTCTGGTCCTATTCAAGATTATTTGGAACTGCGTAAGGATTTGCGGAGAGGTGGTCGTGCATTTTTATACGAAACCAATGTTGGTGCAGGTTTACCTATTATCGACACTTTACGGCAAATGCATAATTCTGCGGACCGCATTACGCGAATTCGAGGGGTATTCAGTGGTAGTTTAAGTTACATCTTCAATACCTTCTCTTCTCAAGAATTGCCATTCTACGATGTTCTTCTGGAAGCTAAGAATAAAGGTTTAACCGAACCTGATCCTCGAGAAGACTTATGTGGCCTGGATGTGGCTCGAAAATTAATCATCCTAGCCCGCGAAGTAGGACTAGAAGTTGAACTCGGTGAAGTGGAAGTCAAATCCCTAATTCCTCCTAAATTAAATAACCTTGAGAGTGCAGAGGCCTTTTTGGATGCGAAGGAGGAGTTAAATAATTATTTCGGCAACTTAAAATCTAACCTTAAAACGGGTGAGGTACTCCGTTACGTTGGAGATTTGGATGTTGAACGAAAGACATTGAAGGTAGATTTGGTAAAAGCGGCACCAGACTCGGCATTAGCGCAAGTAAAAAATGCTGATTCCCTTTTTGAAATCTACTCCGAAAGTTATGGAGCTTATCCTATTGTTGTACAAGGTGCTGGTGCTGGTGCAGCAGTAACTGCGAGAGGAGTTTATTCCGATATAATCCGAATAGGTGCTAAAATCTAA
- a CDS encoding trans-sulfuration enzyme family protein: protein MSKFETLAIREQLAQTQHKEHSAPIFLTSSFTFDSAEEGAGLFEGSLPGNLYSRFSNPNTDELVRKLCLLEQTEAGLTTASGMAAVYTSMAALLQQGDHILSASAIFGNSHHIISNILPKAGITHTYCVINDNSSWEKALQPNTKMLFLETPSNPTLKLADLEFLGKLCKKHGLLFVVDNCFATPYLQQPSKFGADLILHSATKYLDGQGRVLGGAIVGKADPVKTCYDFIRRTGASLSPFNAWVISKSIETLALRMDRHCDNALAIGEYLQSHPKIAKVIYPHLPNFEQYDLAKKQMKKGGGLVGCEIIGGQKAGAKFLNALNMHSLTANLGDSRSIATHPASTTHSKLSAEELKSEGINEGYIRFSVGLEHVDDIIADIDQALKSI from the coding sequence ATGAGTAAATTCGAAACCCTAGCCATACGGGAACAATTAGCGCAAACCCAGCATAAAGAGCACAGTGCTCCCATCTTCCTTACCTCCTCCTTTACTTTCGATTCGGCTGAGGAAGGCGCTGGACTTTTTGAAGGCTCCCTTCCCGGGAATCTCTACTCAAGATTTTCTAACCCCAATACCGATGAGCTTGTCAGAAAATTGTGCCTTTTGGAGCAAACGGAAGCAGGATTGACTACCGCATCTGGAATGGCTGCCGTGTATACCAGCATGGCGGCACTATTACAACAAGGAGATCACATTCTCTCCGCCTCGGCAATTTTTGGAAACTCCCACCATATTATTTCCAATATTTTACCCAAAGCGGGAATTACGCACACCTACTGTGTAATTAACGACAATAGTTCGTGGGAGAAGGCTTTACAGCCCAATACCAAGATGCTTTTCCTGGAAACTCCGTCTAACCCAACGCTGAAACTGGCAGACCTTGAATTTTTGGGTAAACTCTGTAAAAAACACGGACTGTTATTCGTGGTAGACAATTGTTTTGCTACCCCTTACCTTCAGCAACCATCAAAATTTGGAGCCGATCTTATTTTGCATTCAGCTACCAAGTACCTGGATGGTCAAGGACGCGTTTTAGGAGGCGCCATAGTGGGAAAAGCAGATCCTGTAAAAACATGCTACGATTTTATTCGCAGGACGGGTGCCTCGCTCTCCCCTTTTAATGCATGGGTTATATCCAAAAGTATAGAAACACTAGCATTAAGGATGGATAGACATTGCGATAATGCTTTAGCAATTGGAGAATATCTACAGTCGCATCCAAAAATTGCTAAGGTGATCTATCCTCACCTACCCAATTTTGAGCAATACGATTTAGCCAAAAAACAAATGAAAAAAGGAGGCGGTTTGGTTGGATGCGAAATTATCGGTGGACAAAAGGCTGGAGCAAAATTTTTAAATGCGCTTAACATGCATAGTCTCACCGCCAATTTGGGCGATAGCCGAAGCATAGCCACCCATCCAGCTTCTACCACCCACTCTAAATTATCGGCAGAGGAATTGAAGTCCGAAGGAATTAACGAAGGTTACATCCGCTTTTCTGTTGGATTGGAACATGTTGATGACATTATTGCTGACATAGACCAGGCCTTAAAAAGCATTTAA
- a CDS encoding OsmC family protein, with the protein MEINIVKSTEGEFTFHAQNENSTITLCAGEELSPGVAAFRPMQLVLVSLGSCMLIDVLNILQKQKIIPEDYDVQVTGTRAHAVPKVFKNITIHYKLKGNIPPRKVERAIGLSRDKYCSVYKMLYPTVEIFTKFSINE; encoded by the coding sequence ATGGAGATTAACATCGTAAAATCTACGGAGGGTGAATTTACCTTCCACGCTCAAAACGAAAACAGTACAATTACCCTTTGCGCCGGAGAAGAATTGTCTCCCGGAGTAGCAGCTTTTCGCCCCATGCAACTGGTTCTTGTTTCCCTGGGTTCATGCATGCTTATCGATGTACTTAACATCCTGCAAAAGCAAAAAATAATTCCCGAAGATTACGACGTACAAGTAACCGGTACCCGAGCACATGCTGTACCAAAAGTTTTTAAAAACATTACTATTCACTACAAGCTAAAAGGCAATATCCCTCCTAGAAAGGTAGAGCGTGCTATAGGGCTTAGTAGAGATAAATACTGTTCCGTATACAAAATGCTGTACCCAACCGTAGAAATCTTCACAAAATTCTCTATCAATGAGTAA
- a CDS encoding S-adenosylmethionine:tRNA ribosyltransferase-isomerase, whose amino-acid sequence MLNLKDYHFTLPDSRIAKHPPKERGNSKLLSYNKGIIEHLAFRDLVGQISSDATLFFNDTKVIPARIFLRKPTGALIEIFLLEPLKPSKAHEEVMSTTNTCTWKCLIGNAKKWALNTSLKHESINFTSTRTGDNEVTFTWEGCTFSEILTEIGKIPLPPYIQREVEENDKNRYQTVYSKIDGAVAAPTAGLHFTEEILEELKGKGVKIEYLTLHVSAGTFQPIKTDDISEHPMHNEQVLISKSSIENLLNSKQIIAVGTTSMRTLESLYWFGVKLHNGENDFFIKKDDPYRLKPIYKEEAINKVLAYMEEKQIEKLTGQTEIFLYPGYNFHICDGLVTNFHMPGSTLILLVAAFIGEDWRKVYQEALDHDYRMLSYGDSSLLLPG is encoded by the coding sequence ATGCTTAACCTAAAGGACTACCACTTTACGCTGCCAGATAGTCGAATTGCGAAGCATCCACCAAAAGAGCGTGGAAATTCTAAATTACTGAGCTATAACAAGGGCATAATAGAACACTTAGCGTTTAGAGATTTAGTTGGGCAAATATCTTCTGACGCCACATTATTTTTTAACGATACCAAGGTAATTCCGGCACGCATTTTCTTAAGAAAACCCACAGGTGCCCTAATCGAAATATTTCTTCTGGAGCCATTAAAACCCTCCAAGGCACACGAGGAAGTAATGAGTACTACCAACACCTGTACTTGGAAATGTTTAATTGGAAATGCAAAAAAATGGGCCTTAAACACCAGTTTAAAGCACGAAAGCATAAATTTTACCAGCACGCGAACAGGAGATAACGAAGTTACATTTACTTGGGAAGGCTGTACGTTTAGTGAAATCCTAACCGAAATTGGAAAAATACCCCTCCCTCCTTATATCCAAAGAGAGGTAGAGGAAAACGACAAAAATCGATACCAGACCGTTTACTCCAAAATAGATGGCGCCGTTGCGGCTCCCACCGCTGGGCTTCATTTTACCGAAGAAATTCTAGAGGAATTAAAAGGGAAAGGCGTTAAAATAGAATACCTAACGCTGCACGTTTCGGCGGGAACTTTCCAACCCATAAAAACGGATGACATATCGGAGCATCCTATGCATAACGAGCAGGTTCTGATTTCTAAAAGCAGCATAGAAAATTTGCTGAATTCGAAGCAAATAATTGCTGTTGGAACCACTTCTATGCGTACCCTAGAAAGTTTGTACTGGTTTGGGGTAAAACTCCATAATGGGGAAAATGATTTTTTCATTAAAAAGGACGATCCATATCGTTTAAAACCCATATATAAAGAAGAGGCAATCAACAAGGTGTTAGCCTACATGGAAGAAAAGCAAATTGAGAAATTGACTGGGCAGACCGAAATCTTTCTATATCCAGGTTACAACTTTCACATTTGCGATGGATTGGTCACCAATTTCCACATGCCAGGCTCCACCCTCATTTTATTAGTAGCAGCCTTCATTGGAGAAGATTGGCGCAAGGTTTATCAAGAAGCCCTAGACCACGATTACCGTATGTTAAGCTATGGGGATAGCTCGCTTTTATTGCCTGGGTAG
- a CDS encoding PLP-dependent aminotransferase family protein has protein sequence MNMHTKLLDFLKKVIANCPKDWVNLTTHRLDIYNESLAKTEFILEFEKLFESGQVSKEILAELPTAYDYIRLGHPLSSVLEWTIAKLNNIAPDQVITFSSRTTPLLAVLRKNQRDKKATRVIYTGDLPSDFDAELLKSVYGYNFSLHSSQEELSKAFDGSTVIYTKKEDINAFDLAENIDFIINIHQELGSILVVNNQNTEYIPAIQHVRRRETIAMTPINCFYALEHLLGKEIPLADKNQVAESKTKVLSTIAKITGSKTDAILGSSGLSIQYAIMMGLIDNAQRMHPNKKVKIVVPPNCYGGTNDQARRVAACLNHVDIMDLPVDGDNNMVDSTNQVLDQVAKEDAVALIIAEIPTNPRVEVPNLDDLKAVLSKQRSTPSGEMAVEPVFILDQTFCPNVRFVSEDGILSAVKTISYVSGSKFPSGGKCTAGYCVANDKAAELMPDIAKHIKLCDNEATDLQMQILAEQMPSMVQRIADAYNNTRTFVNFIEETLPQAKINFVSEELAAQGFTPSVFSLDLPTKGNTPEEREMYKRDLNNKLITLMITQIPNESKYCVSYGQLKGCYWTIPATSTQGTTKESDKDYIARVSVSPNLDLDKHKAVFKEFVEQHIG, from the coding sequence ATGAATATGCATACCAAACTCCTGGATTTTCTCAAGAAAGTAATTGCTAACTGTCCAAAAGACTGGGTAAATCTTACTACCCACAGACTGGATATCTACAACGAAAGTCTAGCTAAGACTGAATTTATCTTGGAGTTTGAAAAATTGTTTGAATCTGGCCAGGTGAGCAAGGAAATCCTAGCCGAATTACCCACAGCATACGATTATATCCGTTTGGGACATCCTCTCTCCTCCGTTCTAGAGTGGACCATCGCCAAACTCAACAACATAGCACCCGATCAGGTAATTACCTTCTCATCCAGAACTACCCCTCTATTGGCTGTGCTAAGAAAAAATCAAAGAGATAAAAAGGCCACAAGAGTTATTTATACTGGAGATTTACCAAGTGACTTCGACGCCGAGCTATTAAAGTCGGTTTACGGATACAATTTTTCTCTGCATTCATCTCAGGAAGAGCTGTCTAAAGCTTTTGATGGAAGCACCGTAATCTATACCAAAAAGGAGGATATTAACGCCTTTGATCTCGCTGAGAACATCGATTTCATCATCAACATTCATCAAGAACTTGGAAGCATTTTGGTAGTCAACAACCAGAATACAGAATATATTCCTGCGATTCAGCATGTGCGTAGACGCGAAACCATCGCAATGACTCCAATTAATTGTTTCTACGCATTGGAGCACCTGCTTGGAAAGGAGATTCCACTTGCCGATAAAAACCAAGTTGCGGAAAGCAAAACCAAGGTTCTTTCCACCATTGCCAAAATTACCGGATCAAAAACAGATGCCATTCTAGGATCTAGCGGCTTGTCAATACAGTACGCCATAATGATGGGGCTTATAGACAATGCCCAGCGCATGCACCCGAATAAGAAGGTGAAAATTGTCGTACCACCGAACTGTTACGGCGGAACCAACGACCAGGCAAGGCGTGTTGCCGCCTGCTTAAATCATGTAGACATCATGGATTTACCCGTTGATGGAGATAACAATATGGTGGATAGTACTAACCAGGTACTTGATCAAGTAGCTAAGGAGGATGCCGTTGCGCTTATTATCGCCGAAATACCAACCAATCCACGTGTAGAGGTCCCCAACCTAGATGATTTAAAGGCTGTACTTTCCAAACAAAGATCTACCCCGAGTGGTGAAATGGCCGTAGAACCCGTATTTATCTTGGACCAGACCTTTTGTCCTAACGTAAGGTTTGTGAGTGAGGACGGGATTTTATCTGCCGTAAAAACCATTTCATATGTGAGTGGATCTAAATTTCCTAGCGGTGGGAAATGTACGGCAGGATATTGTGTGGCAAACGACAAAGCAGCCGAATTAATGCCCGATATAGCCAAGCACATTAAGCTATGTGATAACGAGGCCACAGACCTCCAAATGCAAATACTGGCAGAACAAATGCCGAGTATGGTGCAGCGCATTGCCGATGCCTACAATAACACCAGAACCTTTGTAAATTTTATTGAAGAAACACTACCTCAGGCTAAAATTAATTTTGTCTCAGAAGAACTTGCAGCACAGGGCTTCACCCCTTCTGTCTTTTCTTTGGATTTACCAACCAAGGGAAATACCCCAGAAGAAAGAGAAATGTACAAGCGCGACCTAAACAATAAACTCATCACCCTGATGATTACGCAAATTCCAAACGAAAGTAAGTACTGCGTAAGCTACGGTCAGCTAAAAGGTTGTTATTGGACCATCCCAGCAACCAGTACCCAGGGAACTACCAAGGAGTCGGATAAAGACTACATCGCTCGCGTTTCGGTATCCCCAAATCTGGATTTAGATAAACACAAAGCAGTATTTAAAGAGTTTGTAGAGCAACACATTGGGTAA